AGCCAGAACCACCAAATGATGCGGCGCTGACAGCTATGGCATTACAACGATTAGATGCCCTGGTTGTGCTTAACATTACTGGCTCAGGATTTCAACGGCGGGGAGGCGGCGCGACTGGGTATGTCAAAGAAACTTATTTAGCTCATTTGATATCAAACACTAAACAGCTAGCCCTGACTCAGCATGGGCTAAACGCCACAGGAATTAATGCTCAAGATTCAACCTTATATTCCAGCGTATCGCCGCCTCTGAGCTTGGATATGCTGGCACAGGAAGATTTCATCGAGTTGGTAGAAGGCCTAGAAGCAGAATTCCAGCGGGAATTTATTGCTCAGGAAGTAGATGCCGACCACGATCGCGTGTTAATTGTAGGGTTATTCACCGAGCGAACAAATCCTCAGCAATTCCAAGACACTCTAGCGGAATTGGCAAGGTTAGTGGATACTGCTGGCGGAGATGTATTGCAAACAGTACAACAAAAGCGATCGCGTGTTCATCCTCAGACAGTAGTTGGTGAAGGAAAGGTGCAAGAAATCGCCCTAACTGCACAAACCCTGGGAGCCAATCTAGTTGTCTTTGACCGTGACCTCTCACCTAGCCAAGTCCGTAACTTAGAAGCGCAAATCGGTGTTCGGGTAGTTGACCGCACCGAAGTGATCTTAGATATCTTTGCTCAACGCGCTCAATCCCGTGCTGGGAAACTACAAGTAGAACTGGCACAGTTAGAATATATGTTGCCGCGCCTGACTGGTAGAGGTCAAGCGATGTCCCGCTTGGGTGGTGGTATCGGTACTCGCGGCCCTGGCGAAACTAAACTAGAAACTGAACGCCGTGGTATTGGAAAACGCATTTCCCGACTGCAACAAGAAGTAACCCAATTACAAGCACATCGTTCACGGCTAAGGCAACAACGACAGCATCGAGAAGTTCCTTCAGTAGCTTTGGTTGGTTATACCAACGCTGGCAAGTCTACCTTACTGAATACTCTCACCAATGCAGAAGTTTATACAGCCGACCAGCTATTTGCCACCCTTGATCCCACCACGCGCCGCTTAGTTATTCCTCATATCGATACCAATGAACCTCAAGCAGTTCTCATTACAGATACCGTAGGTTTCATACATGAACTGCCTGCATCTTTAATGGATGCCTTCCGAGCTACATTGGAGGAAGTCACAGAAGCGGATGCTCTATTGCATTTAGTCGATTTGTCTCATCCTGCTTGGTTGAGCCATATTCGCTCAGTCAGAGAAATCCTAGCGCAAATGCCAGTGACTCCTGGCCCGGCGCTAGTCGCTTTTAACAAAATTGATCAAGTGGATAGCGAGACCCTAGCTCTAGCTCAAGAAGAGTTTCCCCTAGCAGTATTTATTTCGGCAAGTCAGCGTTTGGGATTAGAAACCCTACGCCAGCGCCTTGCTCACCTGATTCAATATGCAGTTGATAGTAGATAAATGTTGAGCTAGTTAATTTAGCGTCAACAGTCCAATATTAGTACCCTGAATTTTAACTTAAGGGAAGGCGATCGCCTTCCCTTGTTGTTTAAAGATTATTAAATATTCCTGATAAGCTATTTTGCAAAGAAACTTGCACAATTACTCATAACGATTATTCAAAGTCAAAAGCTAAAACTTAATAGTTATTCTGAAATCTTTATTTTGGAATGCAACAGCTTAGGGTTTATCACAAATTAATCTTGGCATTAATTTCAGTTAAAAATGCTTTGAAGACAGCTTTCTAAATATAAACTTCTAAAAGTTCTTTCTTCACAGCTTCTTAATACAAAATCCGATTGATTATACTAGCTCCCTATTCTCTAGTAATGCAAATATGATTACTTTGTACGGCTGACATTTGCAGTTGCTAGAAAAAACAAAGGTTATCAAAGTAGATTTACTATCAACAAACATATTTATTTAAAAAATATCTAAAAAGCTTAAGTGTAAATACTAATAATACTTAATAAATACATAGAAGTTATATTTTTTATTTCCAAATTAAAGTTTTAAACAATCACTATAAATAGCGTAGACAATTAATATTTTTGTATGCCAATTTATACATTAGTAATGTTAATAAAAATTATTTTGAGACATTTTAAATGTTCTCAATATAAAACAAAGGAGTTTTAACCGAGTGTCTCAGCCATATTCCAAGAAAATAGTAGGTTATGTAACTTGCTGTGTATCAGCATTAGCTATGGTTACTGCTGGGCAAATATCCAAAGCAAATGCAGCCTCCATGACTTTTTCAGCCACAGGTACTAACCCAATATCAGGTGGAAACAGTACAGCCCTTGCGGCGAAAGCTGTCTTTGATGATTCAATAGCAGGTAAGTTGACACTGACCCTTACCAATACAGGCCCGGGTGCATCAGTCCCTTCTGATGTCTTAACAGGAATCTTCTGGGATTATGCTGGCTCTCCCTTAACAAGCTTAACTTTGTCTTCAGCAAAAGCTCCAACCGTAATTACGAATAATGTAACGACTGGAACTAATATCGATCTTACCAAGGTTGGAGGAAGTAAAGTTGAATGGGGTTTTGCAAAGACTACCGCTAGCAGTGGACTTGGTGGTGCTAGTGGCGTAGCTAACCCAGTAACTCAGCATTACGGTATTGGTACAGCCGGTTTTGGCATATCGCCTGGTTTGGGTCTTTCGGGTGGGCAGCAATTAAATTACGGTATTATTACTGGTTACGATAGTGCAAATCCAGCAGTGAATGGGGGGACTTTTATCAAGAACTCTGCTACATTCGTTTTTGCAGGGCTACCTACTGGCTTTGATTTAACAAAGATTCAGAATGTTCGTTTTCAGTATGGGACTGCTTTAAATGAACCTAGTACTTATTATATTGCTCCGCCACCTCCACCAAAGAAAGTACCTGAGCCTGGAGCTACAGCTGCTCTTGGCTTATTTGCTGTAGGTGCGCTGAGACTAACAAAGAAAAAGTCTCTAGTGGCAGCCTAAATAAACTTTCGTAGAAGTTGCACTGGAATATACCAGATGCAACTCTTAGAAGCACAAGGTTGCCAAACATATTCTCTATTAATCAATACCTTTGCCAAAATAAGAGCCTACAAAAATTTTGGCAAAAAGACTCATAAGCGACAAGGTAGTTTGAAAGATCAAACCCTTGATACTGCGGGCAATACGTTAAAAAATGCTTGCGGTAAATCTTTAAGGAATTTTTAAGACTTATTGTTTTGTCCAAACCTTTGAGAACAAGGCGTTAATACATCAACTCATCCTTGTAAATTGGCGAAGGTATTGTTAATACAAGGTGTGTATCTCCAAATCCTTTAAAACTCTTATAGAGTGAGCATCTTACCTGCTAATCTTAAATAATAGATATTTTATATTTAATAATCTTAGTTTATTTGAGTTAAAAGTTTAACTCTGATTTTTTAAAACTATTTAGCCACTTCTGAGGATTAAATCAAAACGTGATATGACACCTATAGTCAGTGGTAACGTTCTAAAATTAAAAAGTATTAAATCAAGTAGAGAAAGTTATGGCTGCAAAAGTAGAAATTTATACTTGGAGGACTTGCCCGTTTTGTATTCGTGCCAAAAGTCTGCTCAAAACCAAGGGAGTTGAATTTGTCGAATACAGCATTGATGGAGACGAGGCCGCAAGAGATAAAATGGCTCAAAGATCAAATGGACGCCGCTCTGTACCGCAAATTTTCATCAATGATGATCATATTGGCGGTTGTGACGATATCCATGCTTTAGACCGTCAAGGCAAACTAGATGAGTTACTCGCTTCTAGTAATAGTGTGTAGCTACAGAAGGTATTGCGATGTCTGTCAATCAGGAATTACCCATCTAAATGGTTGTGTTTCGGTAAATTGGTAAGATCATCAGGGCATAATCTAAATTGCATAACGATTAAGTTTTCTGGTGATTAAGGGAGAAAGCGTGAAACTAGCTTTTATCATTGATCCCATCCATCTACTTGACCCGTGTCACGATACTAGTGTTGCTTTAATGGAAGCAGCGCAAATCCTGGGACACGAAGTTTGGATAACTCAAGCAAATCTGCTGAGTGTGGTGGAGGGCAAAGCCTGGGCTGTCCTACAGCGAGTAGAACTTGTACCAGTGCAGTTGGTCGAGGGACGCTGGCTAGCGGCGAATCCTTGGTATAAGTTGAGCGCTCGTGCCTTAACTTCTTTAGAAACAATGGACGCCGTATTTATGCGGACAGATCCACCAGTCAATGATTCCTACCTCTATGCCACCTACATTCTGGATTACATTGACCAAAAGAATACTCTGGTGATTAACAGTCCTAGCGGTATCCGGGGGGCAAATGAAAAAATGTATGCCCTTCAGTTTACTAATGCAGTTCCAGAAACAATTGTTAGTGCTGATAAGCAGGTTATTAGGGAATTTGTCGAAGCCAAGAGAGCAACGGTTCTTAAACCACTGGGTAACAAAGCTGGGGAAGGTATTTTATTTTTGCAATCAGGCGATCGCAACTTCAATTCTATTGTCGAACTTAGTACCCTCCAAGGTAAAGTGCCAGTAATGGTACAGACGTATTTACCAGAGGCAAAAGCAGGAGACAAGCGAATTATTTTACTCAATGGGGAACCTATTGGTGCGCTCAATCGCCTTTCTAGCGGAACTGATTTTCGCAATAATATGGCTACTGGTGGCACAGTAGCTCAAACTGAGATTACCCCAAGAGAGTATGAAATTTGTACCCAACTAGCTGAACGCCTACGCCAAGACGGCTTAATTTTTGTGGGCATAGATGTTATTGGTGGCTACCTTACTGAAGTTAACGTCACCAGTCCTACCGGAATTCGCGAAATTGACCGTTTAGATGGCACTCGCCTTGCTCATCAGGTCATTCAGTGGGTTGAACAGACCTTAAGCAATTCAAAATTCAAAGTTCGTTTTTAAAAGTTTGCTAGGCGGGAAAACTGATAACACTTACTGCAAATAACGAACCGTTCATAGCAGTTGCTTTTACGAGAAATAACGCCAATGTAAAGCAGTTTTACCCTGCCTTAAACCGTCCTAAGGGCGTCTAGAAACCGACAAAGCTATGCTAGTCGGTACAACGGAGGCTTCCTCTGAAGTTGCTAGCTACGCAAAGCGAGGAGCTAACGCGCTTCTTTTAAAGGAGAAGCCTTCGTTCAGACTTTTTTCCGTACAGTGTTTACTCCCCCTTAG
This region of Nostoc sp. UHCC 0302 genomic DNA includes:
- the hflX gene encoding GTPase HflX; the protein is METIFGNLQGLKSSQLKQLQRLYHQRIPGDRITTPEFSQRLAAISTEINQPVCAYLNRRGQVIRVGVGTPRQTQIPPLELPRYGAERLSGIRCIATNLKPEPPNDAALTAMALQRLDALVVLNITGSGFQRRGGGATGYVKETYLAHLISNTKQLALTQHGLNATGINAQDSTLYSSVSPPLSLDMLAQEDFIELVEGLEAEFQREFIAQEVDADHDRVLIVGLFTERTNPQQFQDTLAELARLVDTAGGDVLQTVQQKRSRVHPQTVVGEGKVQEIALTAQTLGANLVVFDRDLSPSQVRNLEAQIGVRVVDRTEVILDIFAQRAQSRAGKLQVELAQLEYMLPRLTGRGQAMSRLGGGIGTRGPGETKLETERRGIGKRISRLQQEVTQLQAHRSRLRQQRQHREVPSVALVGYTNAGKSTLLNTLTNAEVYTADQLFATLDPTTRRLVIPHIDTNEPQAVLITDTVGFIHELPASLMDAFRATLEEVTEADALLHLVDLSHPAWLSHIRSVREILAQMPVTPGPALVAFNKIDQVDSETLALAQEEFPLAVFISASQRLGLETLRQRLAHLIQYAVDSR
- a CDS encoding XDD4 family exosortase-dependent surface protein — its product is MSQPYSKKIVGYVTCCVSALAMVTAGQISKANAASMTFSATGTNPISGGNSTALAAKAVFDDSIAGKLTLTLTNTGPGASVPSDVLTGIFWDYAGSPLTSLTLSSAKAPTVITNNVTTGTNIDLTKVGGSKVEWGFAKTTASSGLGGASGVANPVTQHYGIGTAGFGISPGLGLSGGQQLNYGIITGYDSANPAVNGGTFIKNSATFVFAGLPTGFDLTKIQNVRFQYGTALNEPSTYYIAPPPPPKKVPEPGATAALGLFAVGALRLTKKKSLVAA
- the grxC gene encoding glutaredoxin 3; the protein is MAAKVEIYTWRTCPFCIRAKSLLKTKGVEFVEYSIDGDEAARDKMAQRSNGRRSVPQIFINDDHIGGCDDIHALDRQGKLDELLASSNSV
- the gshB gene encoding glutathione synthase, with product MKLAFIIDPIHLLDPCHDTSVALMEAAQILGHEVWITQANLLSVVEGKAWAVLQRVELVPVQLVEGRWLAANPWYKLSARALTSLETMDAVFMRTDPPVNDSYLYATYILDYIDQKNTLVINSPSGIRGANEKMYALQFTNAVPETIVSADKQVIREFVEAKRATVLKPLGNKAGEGILFLQSGDRNFNSIVELSTLQGKVPVMVQTYLPEAKAGDKRIILLNGEPIGALNRLSSGTDFRNNMATGGTVAQTEITPREYEICTQLAERLRQDGLIFVGIDVIGGYLTEVNVTSPTGIREIDRLDGTRLAHQVIQWVEQTLSNSKFKVRF